The genomic segment gagaacaggcacgAAGAAATGGGGTGAGAATGTCACGGCACAGACCCACTGCAAGCCACTCGCAACGAACCAGAAGAGGAACCCCCGTTGCTTCTTCCTCACCCCCCTCACCTGTAAAAACTCCTCCTCTGAGCAGGGCTGTGCATGACCTTGCTGGTCTTTAGTTCCACGTAGCAGCTCGGTGGATCTGGCCAGGAGCTTCGGGGGTCCGTACAATCTACCTCCCCAGAGAACAGAAGCGAGTGTGTTCCCAACCGGGTCCGGATAACTGTGCAGAAGCCCTCGTTTGTGTTCACCACCCCGGTCGGGTCAGGAGTCCCATCAGGGGTATCTGGAACGGAAAGAGaaatttagtatcagaggagcatgcctattattttgggtacggtgaaacacaggcaggatggtgctgctgcagtcgtcttgtttgggggcttcctagaggcacctggttggcagctgtgtgaacagactgctggacttgatgggccttggtctgatccagcagggcctttcttatgttagcTTACGCAGCTCTCCTGAACGAGGAATGCAGGCGAGGGCAGGAGAGAGAGGAGGCATAATAATCCCTTCACCTTCTGCAAAGGACCGCATGACTGAATGGGTTACAAGATATGGTTTCCAAGTTCCCAAAAAGGGAATAGTCTGGGAGTCTGAAGTTTGGATTCTAACAAATACTTGAATCGGCCAGTAAGATTAACTGAGCTAAAACCTTTCGGTAGTTgcccttggggagggaaggcagcatgtggcagcccgatctcagaagctaagcagggtcagtccttggaaggggaggaaaactctgcagaggaaggcaatggcaaaccacttctgcttttcacttgccttgaaagcccctcgctggggttgccagaagtcggctgcgacttggcggcactttataTACATAGATGCCCTTGACTAACTGCTGTGAAAGGTTATTTTAAATACAAGCAATTATAAAAAGACgcattcctccttctctcccataACAGGGGTATCTTCTAAGAAGATACCTTCTacagcatgtgtgtgtatgcatctAAAAAGAGATTTTGCTTTAAACGATTGCTTTTATTCATATTTAAATTAAGTAGTTAAGacgaagagaagagttggtttttataccatacttttctctaccttaaagagtctcaaagaggcttacaatcaggaacacatgaagctgccttgtactgaatcagacccttgggccatcaaagtcaggattgtctactcagactggcagtggctctccagggtgtcaggtagaggtctttcacatcatatgcccttcctctcccccagaacaggccccttgtgaggcagttggggctgagagagttctgagagaactgtgactaggccaaggtcacccagcaggcttcaagtggaagagtggggattcaaatacagttctccagattagagtccgccgctttcaaccactacaccatgctggattggTCAATTGTAAGTCATACTACCAAGATTTATGTAAACAGatgagagttctaagagaactgaaTAAGGGTTTGTGGGTGAATCAAGGGAGGCTTCAGATCCTAAGAGAGCCTTGAAAAGTGGTCCATGAGAATTACCAGCCCCCTCCTGTTTTTACTAAACTACTTACTAGTCACATGCGGCACATCAACAATCTAAACCAGCTCTGGGTCCTCTGataggaggttttagggggcagggacCAGAAGGAGGTTCTGAATTAGTACTCCTGACAGGGCATTTGAGCAAGAACTGGAAGCCTCAGGACTGGAGtagctgagagccagcggggtgtagtggttaagagcggtggactctaatttggagaaccgggtttgattccccactcctccacaggagcggcagactctgatctggtgaaccaagttggtttccccactcgtacacatgaagccagctgggtgacctttggctagtcacagctctcttagagctctctcagccccacctacctcacaaggtgtctgttgaggggaaaggaaggcgacaGTAAGCCATTtcgatccttccttaagtggtagaggaagccggcatataaaaaccaactcttcttcttcgtctttctGGGAAGGCTCACCAGCACACATGTAATGCTCGAACTTGTAGCCCATGTACGTGAGCTCCTTCAGCAGTTCCGAGCGCTGCTCCCGCTGCCTCTTGGCAGCCTCGGTCTCAAACTCACTGACGTAGAGGGTCCCGCGGAAGAGGCTGACTGCCAACAGCCACCCGTCCTGCTTTTCGTAGGGGGTGGTGAGCACTTTTGTGAGATGCCCCCGCCACGTCACAAAGTCTGTGTTCAGCAGCTGTCTGCAGAGTAGGGAGAGACAGGTAGTTAAAGCAAAACAGGgagcagggggaaaggaggggggcctTAACGCCAGCCGTCGAGTCTGTCCTTGGCATGCACGGTCCGCGGTGGTCACTCTCCGACACTTCCCGTTAAAGGATTTGAAGTCGCAGGACTCACAGCATCAGAGAGGGCAGAAGCACGGGCAAAAGGGAACGAGAGCCGCAGCCATGGAGCTGGCAGGGAACAACCTGATTCTGCACGTCCGCAAAATCCAGCAGTGACCCATTTCTACTTGGCAGAAATCAAACTAAGTGGGGATTTTCTCACAGGGAACATTTTGCGACTGCGTACTACAGTTCTCGTTCACAATCCTCGCGTATCACGAAAGGGCGACTAATTCTGTGTCTAGAGGCTTTGTTTCACTGCCGTCTCTGGGGGTTTTCACTGGTTTGGGGGGTTCCGTCCTTATGGGGCCCGCTCAttccttttcctctctctcttggcCAACTCCGCCTGGCTTTCCTCACCCTTTCTCCTCCGCACCCtgcagctgctttcggttctgAGCGACCCACTGCAGCAAATGCTCCAGTCCCTCGCGGACGCTCTCATCTCGCTGCACATAGCGATCGCGGTAGCCGTCGCGCAGGTCGAATCCGGGAGAGGGGCCTTCCATTGGGGGTGGGGCGTAGTAGCGGAGCTGGCGGGCGTCACCATGGTAACAACGTTGGGAGTCCAGGGAAAAGCGCCCCACTTCAGCTGGCCTCCgataaaaggggaaaggggcatcGTACCGAGAAGGGGTGATGGGCAGAGTAAGGGGGGGCTTAGcattgctcttctggctcttgaCGAGCTTGTCTTCAGGGGTGTCCTCGTCGTCCCCTCGGTCTCGTTTCTTGAAGCCGGTGCCGGGCTTCATTGGTGACTGCAAGCGACAAGGGAAAGGGACCGTGAACCCAGGACCCCCAAAACCACATCAGCAAATGCTTTATTGGGTAAAATAAACACAATATTACAAGAAGGGGCACAGCCAATCATGCACCTATTTTTCTTGGTTCTGTCAGTCAGAACAGACACTTAAATCTACTTCATGACCTGCTGCAGTCACTCTGtagggaagggactgtggctcagtggcca from the Euleptes europaea isolate rEulEur1 chromosome 1, rEulEur1.hap1, whole genome shotgun sequence genome contains:
- the DXO gene encoding decapping and exoribonuclease protein; this translates as MTPRRPGRRNEPRTRPRLGRGLMRAQREARAEPARLAAPSGRLSPALGFPSADRRRPAMTSPQSPMKPGTGFKKRDRGDDEDTPEDKLVKSQKSNAKPPLTLPITPSRYDAPFPFYRRPAEVGRFSLDSQRCYHGDARQLRYYAPPPMEGPSPGFDLRDGYRDRYVQRDESVREGLEHLLQWVAQNRKQLQGAEEKGQLLNTDFVTWRGHLTKVLTTPYEKQDGWLLAVSLFRGTLYVSEFETEAAKRQREQRSELLKELTYMGYKFEHYMCADTPDGTPDPTGVVNTNEGFCTVIRTRLGTHSLLFSGEVDCTDPRSSWPDPPSCYVELKTSKVMHSPAQRRSFYRHKMIKWWAQSFLPGVSRIVAGYRGPDGSVVGLETFETMKIFQLIREDPGCWKPAVCMNFCAAFLSFVKKVVTEDNPKLVHLFAWEPGHPVSFSVHHDSEYTFLPDWYVEALSTEKPPTPQIPD